A window of Rhipicephalus microplus isolate Deutch F79 chromosome 8, USDA_Rmic, whole genome shotgun sequence genomic DNA:
gctggtcagacaacatcacccctctgcgcattctgcggagaaatggaatcactagatcattatttttttgtattgtcgctgcTACGGTATACTTAGataaaggttactagttatgccatttaggaaaataggccttagattgacgatggaaacggcgctaagttttggtgcctcagttttgggacctTTCCAcaaggatgctttcaatgccgtttgcgattatattcaggcaaccaagcgtatacctttgtggtcttcaatcaaaaaaaaatatttattactccccagggcagagtgaaatAAACGCGGCTGAGtagtaatcataacacctcaaatctcaaaattgctcaatctgatttttttttcgtttgctctttttatgttttttttatttttacattagtcttattataataccaattcattacacatagttaaaatgatcacataaaaactgcactacactttcttggccaatccccctgagtgggtatgagccaacataCCAGGGAAAcaatcagtttgccagtgttctggtacaatcaaagtgagtttcctggattcaactgctgctgtttctgcattgtgacactatAAGCAGTATGTCTCTTTACTAGAACCGAAACGATCAATTTCGGACCAGCTTCATTTTCTACGAGACTGATTCTGAATgataaagaaaaacaagaagtaAATTACTGACCAACTCTAAGTTACCTATTAAACAAGAAACAATACTGACACCCGTTGCTTCTTCCACCAGCAAGGAAGACTTAACGCCACTTCACTCCGATACTCTATTTCAGGCGTAAGCATGCCGAAAACGATGCCGTGTAGTGGTGATGACACTATCGATGTTCGTGTAGCCAAACTCTGGGACGCGACTTGCGATGAAACGCTGACACCGTTATTTCATTGCAAGCGCGCTATTCGACGTATATGTCAATCATTTCCTGTTTTCTAACGACAAAGTCGGGCAGTCGTTTGAGAACGCTCGGACGGTGTTTGAAAGTGGTGAATTCTCCAAGATTAGGGGTTTTAATGCGACAACAAAAGGGTacgcacgtcttttttttttcacttactgACCATGTATCGGCTCAATTATTTTAATGCAAGGGCTTGGTTGCTATTTCACGATCATTTTTCAGAATTACCGGTGTGCTCGAAAACGAAAAGTCGAAGACAACATAACTACACAAAGGGTACGGGAAGAGGGAGCGTTTTGCGTCAAGCCAATTTGTCTACGCTGGAAGAGAGGCATGCTTCCTTAGTGATGCCTGGCCCGCAGCTGCATGTTGTGCCACAAGCGAAtttctttttctgttcttgtttttttttcttcactcacGGATCGCCTGTTCTGATACCCTGACGACGACCCATGGAACAGGCGGCAGCCCCCTTTGGGCACACAGCCAAACTCGATATCTCATCCACCTTGAAGCCAGCCTCGCTTCCTAGAAATATAACTTTGGGCACTTCCTCGTTCCACCGCTATCATAGTCGTTGTTTTTCGTCGAGCGCAgagttggggagggggggggggcttacaaGCTGTTTTGAAATAATATGCATCGCGCCACCTTTCTGCTTTAATGTCCCTTACTGCATGGCGTAGCCAAGGGGGAGCTGGGAAGTTAACCCCCCTCGTCTTCCAccggatattttttttttgtatgtgacgTACACACATGAACCCTTCCCCCTCCAACAACGAATAAAATTTCTGGCAAGGCTACTGATGTTCATGATGACGATCTCCTTACAATCTATGCTACCAACATGTTTTGAATtgtattgctaaataaataaatttcataCGTAAATATAACTTTTTAAGTTATTGAAGTTAACCTTTGTGCTCCGATAAAGGATATTGAAAGTGAAAACGTATGTGCTTGCGCACTCTAACCTTATCTATGGAGACAATATTTTAAGCTTGACGTAATTTTGGTCTTTTTTTATAATGATTCAGATAAAGAAAATCAGCCTTATATGTCAAAAAAGGCAGCGCCCATGTCGAAACCCCTGATAATATAATAGAAGATGACTGCTTGCCCAAagaaagtaattgattgattgatagttgtggggtttaacgtcccaaaaccaccttttgattatgagagatgccatagcggagggctccgcaaagtttgaccacctggggttctttaacgtgcacccaaattcgagcacacaggcctgcagaatttccgcctccattgaaaatgcaggccgccgctgccgggattcaatcccgcgacctgtgggtcaaatCTTTTTATGTTTAATGCACGAATCCCGCTGATAACTCGGTAGGCTTACGTTGCTTTCGTTTTAGTGTTTTCAATTGCCTTATTGCGAGCTGTATATATAGTGTACTGACGTAGCCATTGCCGCATGCTTCTAGCTCGACACAACCATTATACCACAATCAAGCACATGTTTCACGGTGATTTCTAGTTTTTAACGATTCATAACTTGCAGCAAAAtgcataatttttttctaaaaaaattgtGTGATAACAAATTGTGAATAATATGCCGCACAAAAGCATACAGGTAAAGAAAGTGACGATGGCACGATGCGCCTCCCAAGTCATGCGATGAGCACCGGAAGTCTATAAGCGCATTGTCTCGTCGCCTCTTCCTTTGTCAGTATCGTTTTCGTACCCCACACGTTTACCGATGTGCCCCCCACCACCAAGCCCATTCTTATACCCTGTCAAGTAATAACATACATCTTCTTACAAATCAAAGTGAAACCGATAAACATCCCTGCGACATGTTCTTTCTTCTGCATGGTATATGCACGCGCGCTGACGACATGGGAAGTGCTTGCAGACAGTCGACGACATTCAAGCGGGACAGGATGTATTTGAGGGCTGAAATATGAGTATAGTACCAGGAAAGAACTGAAACACATACTGCATAGCTGCTTATCACACGCATTCAAGTTAATTTCATTATAAACCTCAGCACCTTTGCATATATGTAGTATATATCGGGACCATCATCTCCCTGCGGACTAATACCAGAGACAGAGGATGCTGTGACAATGATGCTAAACATGAATGCTGTGACAtgtcacacgcacacacacacacacacacacacacacacacatatatatatatatatatatatatatatatatatatgagatataacagacagtaatgccaaggaatgtacaggggaagttattagaaccaatggaatgtaaataagaagaaagaaaagtggatgaaaaaataaccagccgcgagcaggaacctacgaccttcgaataacgcgttcgatgctctaaccactgagctaccacagtggccttccctccatccacttttttgggtttatatgtgaatttagacgtaggagtgaccgtcagcgccatctataagccaaacgacgagtgtgaaaacactcttatgcgcatgtttggcgtcacgtagcacgtgaacttattatgagcgggcagctgattaattgtccgtcttatacaacctaaacacaccaagtctgccagtacgagaccctcgttcaatgaaataagggaaagaagtgtatacctaagggctcgtttttccgtgttttaacacaatattaatgagatctaacagacagtaatgccaagtaatgtacaagggaagttattagaaccaatggaatgtaaataagaagaaagaaaagtggatgaaaaaataagcagccgtgagtaggctgatatatatatatatatatatatatatatatatatatatatatatatatatatatatatatatatatatatatatatatatatatatatatatatatatatatatgcaaaggTGCTCAGGTTTTTAATGAAGTTAACGCGAATGCATGATCAGCAGCTACAATACAACTTCGGAACTGGTGCCTGCCTGCAGTGATCCCTGACGCCGTTTTCGTTCCAGCTTGTCTATTTCTGGAATTGAAATGCAACTCAGGCGACAAATAATCATAAGAACAAACTGCGAATCCGTAAACATTAAGCAGGATCACAGGATTAGTGTTGCGAAAGTATCGTTTTCTCGTTCGAAAAAGAAACACTTTTAAGCTGCGCAATTTAACATTCTTGACATTACTTTGCCATCGTGTCCAGCACAATGTAGACAGTGGGTTGCAAAACCACCAAAGGTTTGACTTTCAGAgtgtcgaaatttttctctgtggCCATTTTAGCTTTATCTGAGGACATGCTGTGCGACAAAGTTGTGAAATTCCCGCGCTTATCTAATAGCTTGGATCTTAGTTTCCTCCTTACGAAACAATTTACCGACCTTATTTCGTTCGAGGACGCGAATCACCCGGAAACTCAATGCGGGCTACGCAAGTACGCTATTTGGTGTGCTATAATTAATCGACTGTTCTTGCGGCAATGCTTCAATTTAGTGTGTCCTTTTACGGCATGTTTACATACCACGCTTAACTTGAGGTACTGAGGTCACGAGACTTCTTGGTAAACGATAAGTATATCTACAAGAACTCGTCCATGTGCTATCTTTCTTAGAATCTGCTGTAGACTCCAGGTGCTGAACTGATAAGCTCAGACGGTATTGCATACGCGTACGGCTGGGAGTGCATGCACATGATACTTGTACCTTCGCCAAGGTCCGCGAGTGATGACACCAAGTGCACACACATTGTCATTTTATCTCTCTTCCTCACTGCCACATTCGCAAGCAAAGTAGCGTTCCTGTGTTGCAAAATATTTAGGACGGAGTATGCGATACGTACAATTGGATCACGGCTGTACCAGATAATTGGTGGCATGCGGTTGTATCCGCTCTTTAATTCTAAACCCTTCACGCGAAAATGGAAGGACTGTTACAAAACAGTGCTACAACTTTACGACATATACCCTACGACGATGACGTTTCTTACGTGTAGTTTGAATATCATTCTATATCTTAAGACGTGCTCGATAAAAACAAGTGCACAGCGATGCCCACAGAAAGCGACATCGTGGCTTGAGGTTGTGGTTTTCTTCGTGCCTCGCTTTGTCTTTGCCTTTATGAAATGCGTATAAAATACCGTGTCCGACAATATTCTCGTATTCAGTGTTAAGCGCACAACTATTTTTACGAGACGAGACAGTTAGGAACACACACACTCAGAAAATCATGATCTTCGCTGAATAATTAGGCCGGAACAAGTTAAATGATCGGAGATGGGTAATACTGAATGACGAATAAAAGAGCTTACGCTCCCCGAAATGCATTATAAATCAGAGAAATGAAACATATGCTACCTAGCTTGCTTTCGACAGTAATGGCACTCGTGAGGGTCACGTCCTGCCGCACACCGACGTATTTAAGCTCTTATTCGCGCAGGGTATTTGCAGCAGCTGCTGCCCGTTTTCCGCCATAGCAGTCCATACGGCGCAAAACTAACTCGCCTAACCACGGCGCGCCAGCGCGAAGCAGCGTCCCACTTTTGGCGCCAAAACCAACCAGTTGCCCTCAACGCCGTCCGTCGGGCCGTGTTTTCACTCGGCGCGGCGTCCACGCGTGTTTTTCAAACTGGCGCGCCATTTTCCTCTCTCGGAGCAGCGACCGATGGACCGGTTATGCCACTTCCTCGTCCTCGATAGACTGCCTTCTCTCGCTCTCTGCAGTCTTCTCCTCTCCACAAGAAAGAGGGAAGGCGAGGTCGTTTTGTGTGGCAAGGAGGCAAGGACCAATGGGTGCcccggacgcccgcttcgaaacCAGGGGCGCCAAACGAATCTGGCGCGAGCGCGCGCGCTCACACATTGAACGCGTGGAAGAGAGTTGAGCCTGTAGCGTCTATTCTGCTCCACTGACGCGCCCCCGTCAGCTGCTTCGGCCGCTCGTTGCCTGACGAAGAACAGGAGGCCCGGGATCTGAACGCGATGGGATCGCCGCACGATAACCGAGCGTGCCGGCGACTTTTCGACGACGGCGGAGACCCGGCTACCAGGCGCACGTTGGACAAGATGCAGGAGGACAGCTCGCGCTCCTGGAACTACGACTTCGGACGGGACCGACCGATGCAGGGCCGATACCAGTGGCAGCGCTGCGGGGACGACGACAAGCGGACGTCGTCGCAGTGGCGCTGCTGGGGCGACGCGTCGCCCGGTTCAGGTGGGTGAGGGGGAACGGCGCCTCGCGCCAGACACGTGCGAAGCGCGTCGCGCTGTTGGGCGCCCACTCGCGTGACGTACGACAACTAACCCCACGCTGGATCCCTCCCCCGCCATTTCTTGGTCGGCAAAAGGGTTGTGTGCTGCGCGCGCGCGCGAAACGAGACTCGCTGTTGCTAATTTGCGCGCCAAAAATATCCTGCTTTTTCAACTATACGTTTCCATCTCCATACTACTAGGTGTTTTGTTTCTAATTATTCCTAATTTTTGTTCAGCGTATCCGTGTTGGCAGAAACACAACGAAGAACACGTTTTTCGAATTTAGCCGCGTCACTTTGAGTTATTTTCGTTTTTTCAGCGCAAACAATACGCATGCGTTCATGATACAAGGCACAAAACAATGCAAGCTTCTGATTCTGTGAGTT
This region includes:
- the LOC119163892 gene encoding uncharacterized protein LOC119163892; the encoded protein is MGSPHDNRACRRLFDDGGDPATRRTLDKMQEDSSRSWNYDFGRDRPMQGRYQWQRCGDDDKRTSSQWRCWGDASPGSDSRRQKDKSCSFKGRCDDVIGRSQMTGRTPY